A genomic stretch from Mastacembelus armatus chromosome 12, fMasArm1.2, whole genome shotgun sequence includes:
- the nup54 gene encoding nucleoporin p54 isoform X2, protein MAFSFGGAATNPAASTSGFSFGSFGAKTTASTTFGFGAPATTTTASSGFGTLTAPGFGAATTTTAAAPATGFNFGSTNTGTFGGFGTTTTTAAAPGSTFSFAAPSNTTGGLFGNTQNKGFGFSSGLGTGTSTGTTGFGTGLGTTGLGGFQCFNIQPTQQQQGGLFGQQVQQPGQTQPNQLYQQVTALSAPTLLGDERDSILAKWNQLQAYWGTGKGYYSNNNPPVEFTQENPFCRFKAVGYSCVPVSKDEDGLVVLVLSKKEADVRAQQQQLVESLHKILGSNQTLTVNVDSVKALPSDQTEVIIYVVERSPNGTSKRIPSSTLFSYLEQANVKVQLTQIGVAMSITRTELSPAQIKQLLQKAPAGVDPIIWEQAKVDNPDPEKLIPVPMVGFKELLRRLQIQEQMTKQHQTRVDIISDDISELQKNQATTVAKIAQYKRKLMDLSHRVLQVLIKQEIQRKSGYAIQVDEEHLRVQLDTIQSELNAPTQFKGRLNELMSQIRMQNHFGAVRSEERYSVDADLLREIRQHLKQQQEGLSHLISVIKDDLEDIKLIEHGLSDSGHMRGGILS, encoded by the exons ATGGCGTTCAGTTTTGGCGGTGCGGCGACTAACCCAGCGGCAA GTACGTCTGGGTTTTCCTTCGGTTCGTTCGGTGCCAAGACGACAGCATCAACGACTTTTGGGTTTGGTGCCcctgccaccaccaccaccgcctCGTCTGGATTCGGCA CTCTTACAGCCCCTGGGTTTGGGgcagccaccaccaccactgctgctgcaccaGCCACAGGATTTAATTTTGGCTCCACCAACACTG gCACATTTGGTGGCTTTGGAACGACGacaacaactgctgctgcaCCAGGTTCCACTTTTAGCTTTGCTGCTCCCTCCAACACCACAG gagGCCTGTTTGGGAACACGCAGAACAAAGGGTTTGGCTTCTCCTCTGGGCTTGGTACTGGGACTTCTACTGGGACGACAGGATTTGGAACTGGATTAGGAACAACTGGCCTCGGTGGGTTTCAGTGCTTTAACATTCAGCCgactcagcagcagcaag GAGGCCTGTTCGGCCAGCAAGTCCAGCAGCCGGGTCAGACTCAGCCTAACCAGCTTTACCAGCAGGTCACAGCTCTCTCGGCCCCCACCTTGTTAGGAGATGAGCGTGACTCCATCTTAGCCAAATGGAACCAACTACAGGCTTACTGGGGTACTGGCAAAGGCTactacagcaacaacaacccACCTGTAGAATTCACCCAGGAGAACCCGTTCTGCAGGTTCAAG GCGGTGGGCTATAGCTGTGTCCCAGTGAGCAAAGATGAGGATGGTTTAGTGGTCTTGGTCCTTAGTAAAAAGGAAGCTGACGTACgagctcagcagcagcagctggtggagTCACTTCATAAGATCCTGGGAAGCAACCAGACACTCACTGTCAATGTAGACAGTGTCAAAGCCCTGCCCAGTGACCA gacaGAGGTGATCATTTATGTGGTGGAGCGTTCTCCCAATGGCACTTCCAAGCGGATTCCCTCCTCCACACTTTTCAGTTATCTGGAGCAGGCCAATGTTAAGGTACAGCTCACACAGATCGGAGTGGCCATGTCCATCACACGCACAGAGCTATCGCCAGCACAgatcaaacagctgctgcaaaAAGCTCCTGCAG GAGTGGACCCCATCATTTGGGAGCAGGCCAAGGTTGATAACCCGGACCCAGAGAA ACTAATCCCAGTTCCGATGGTGGGTTTTAAGGAGCTCCTTCGTAGGCTTCAGATCCAAGAGCAGATGACCAAACAGCACCAGACTAGAGTGGAT ATTATCTCCGATGACATCAGTGAATTGCAGAAGAACCAAGCTACCACAGTGGCAAAGATTGCTCAGTACAAGAGGAAACTGATGGATCTCTCTCATAGAGTGCTTCAG GTGCTGATTAAACAGGAGATTCAAAGAAAAAGCGGTTATGCTATCCAAGTGGACGAGGAGCATCTCAGGGTGCAGCTGGACACCATTCAGTCTGAACTCAATGCACCCACACAGTTCAAG GGTCGGTTGAATGAATTGATGTCCCAAATCCGGATGCAAAACCACTTTGGAGCTGTGAGATCAGAAGAGCGCTACAGTGTTGATGCAGACCTTCTCAGAGAAATCAGACAA CActtgaaacagcagcaggaaggttTAAGTCATTTGATCAGCGTCATTAAAGACGACTTGGAGGACATCAAACTCATAGAGCATGGGCTGAGTGACAGTGGGCACATGAGAGGAGGCATCCTAAGCTGA
- the ppef2b gene encoding serine/threonine-protein phosphatase with EF-hands 2 — MGCGIGKSELQLNKCDRVNISVPAIRAAVLIQRWYRQYVARLELRRRCTWNIFQSIEYAGEQDQIKLYNFFGFLMDHFTPVSTERNLISHIFRENENYHDLEWERYFCFKSIEVPDSYTGPRLTFPMTFCGVSKLVEAFKHKQHLHARYVLQLLGETWRLLRFLPNINHVCTCHNKEITICGDLHGHLEDLLLIFYKNGLPSLEKPYVFNGDFVDRGKNSLEILLILFGFLLVYPNDVHLNRGNHEDHIVNLRYGFTKEVLGKYRAHGKKILKLLQEIFSWLPLATVIDRRVLIVHGGISDTTDLNTIARVDRHKYVSALRPPKLSHKADSGSKTQTMNRSRDASGPGEGRRRACSLTHHSSALAHRHDLPRRSLHNLPMSSQLLNWSVEEELKKRRRLAGFDQSYGGELKKSDSDLESGETTVTDEHEWKQIVDILWSDPMPQNGCIPNEVRSGGCYWGPDVTEEVLGRHNLQLLIRSHECKQDGYELCHNRQVVTIFSASNYYEVGSNRGAYIRMGPDLVPHFVQYQASQTCRELTLRQSVGWTERSALRTLREQLFVHKSELIGAFQEFDVNHTGLISLSHWAIATESVQKLGLPWRMLRPQLASSTQTSMVDYQQWIRELSITEPKLEICDTSILETMYKNHSNLETIFRIIDTDHSGLISFEEFRQTWKLLSSHLKTEISDEAIADLAQSIDFNKDGSIDINEFMEAFRLVDLSAHR; from the exons ATGGGATGTGGCATTGGAAAATCAGAACTACAGCTGAATAAATGTGACAGAG TGAACATCTCAGTTCCAG CAATCAGAGCTGCTGTGTTGATCCAGCGCTGGTACCGTCAGTATGTTGCCCGACTGGAGCTGAGGCGCAGGTGCACGTGGAACATCTTCCAGTCTATTGAATATGCAGGAGAGCAAGATCAAATCAAG CTCTACAATTTCTTTGGCTTCTTGATGGACCACTTTACACCAGTCAGCACTGAAA GAAACCTAATATCTCACATCTTTCGTGAGAATGAAAACTATCATGACTTAGAATGGGAGAGATATTTTTGCTTCAAGAGTATTGAGGTACCTGACAGCTACACCGGCCCCCGTCTGACTTTCCCCATGACTTTCTGTGGGGTGTCAAAGCTGGTGGAGGCCTTCAAGCACAAACAA CATCTCCACGCTCGATATGTCCTGCAGCTTCTTGGAGAGACTTGGAGACTTCTAAGATTTCTTCCAAATATCAATCATGTCTGTACCTGCCATAACAAGGAGATAACCATATGTG GAGACTTACATGGGCACCTTGAAGACCTGCTGTTAATATTCTATAAG AATGGTTTGCCATCTTTGGAGAAACCGTATGTTTTTAATGGAGACTTTGTGGACCGAGGCAAAAACTCCTTAGAGATCCTGCTGATCCTGTTTGGGTTTCTGCTGGTCTATCCCAATGATGTCCATCTGAACAGAGGAAACCATGAGGACCACATTGTTAACCTAAG ATATGGTTTCACTAAAGAAGTCCTGGGAAAATACAGG GCACATGGCAAAAAAATCCTAAAGCTTCTCCAGGAGATCTTCAGCTGGCTGCCTCTGGCTACCGTGATCGATCGCAGGGTGCTGATTGTGCATGGGGGGATCTCTGACACAACAGACCTCAACACAATAGCCAGAGTGGACAGACACAAA TATGTGTCGGCCCTCAGGCCTCCTAAGCTGAGCCATAAAGCAGACAGTGGCAGCAAGACTCAGACAATGAACAGGAGCAGAGATGCCAGTGGACCAGGGGAGGGCCGTCGTCGAGCGTGCTCTTTGACTCACCACAGCTCGGCCCTGGCTCACAGGCACGACCTCCCACGCCGCTCGCTGCACAACCTCCCTATGAGCAGCCAACTGCTCAACTGGTCAGTGgaagaggagctgaagaagaggCGCAGGCTGGCTGGGTTTGACCAGTCCTATGGAGGAGAACTGAAGAAGTCTGACTCAGACCTGGAGTCTGGAGAGACAACAGTGACAGATGAGCATGAGTGGAAGCAA ATAGTGGACATTTTGTGGAGTGACCCCATGCCCCAAAACGGCTGCATTCCCAATGAGGTACGAAGTGGAGGCTGCTACTGGGGGCCAGATGTCACAGAGGAAGTGCTGGGAAGACATAACTTGCAGCTCCTCATCCGTTCCCATGAGTGTAAACAGGATGGTTATGAGCTCTGCCACAACAGACAG GTGGTGACTATATTTTCAGCATCTAACTACTATGAGGTGGGCAGCAACAGAGGAGCCTACATCAGAATGGGTCCTGATCTGGTCCCACACTTTGTTCAGTATCAGGCCAGCCAGACTTGCAGAGAGCTCACCCTGAGACAAAG TGTTGGGTGGACAGAGAGGTCAGCTCTGCGAACGCTGAGGGAACAGCTGTTTGTACATAAGTCTGAACTCATCGGTGCCTTCCAGGAATTTGACGTTAACCACACAG GACTGATCTCTCTAAGCCACTGGGCCATTGCCACAGAGAGTGTACAGAAGCTGGGTCTTCCCTGGAGGATGCTGCGCCCTCAGCTCGCCAGCAGCACACAGACTAGCATGGTGGACTACCAGCAGTGGATAAGAGAGCTGTCCATCACTGAGCCCAAgctagag ATCTGTGACACTAGCATCCTGGAGACTATGTACAAAAATCACTCCAACCTGGAGACTATCTTCCGAATCATTGACACAGATCACTCAG GGTTGATCTCTTTTGAAGAGTTTCGTCAGACCTGGAAACTCCTGAGCTCTCATCTTAAAACAGAGATCAGTGACGAGGCCATTGCAGACCTGGCCCAGAGCATAGACTTCAACAAGGACGGGAGCATCGATATCAATGAGTTCATGGAGGCGTTCCGGCTGGTAGACCTCTCCGCACATAGATGA
- the nup54 gene encoding nucleoporin p54 isoform X1, which translates to MAFSFGGAATNPAASTSGFSFGSFGAKTTASTTFGFGAPATTTTASSGFGTLTAPGFGAATTTTAAAPATGFNFGSTNTGFGGLGAGNTMAGTFGGFGTTTTTAAAPGSTFSFAAPSNTTGGLFGNTQNKGFGFSSGLGTGTSTGTTGFGTGLGTTGLGGFQCFNIQPTQQQQGGLFGQQVQQPGQTQPNQLYQQVTALSAPTLLGDERDSILAKWNQLQAYWGTGKGYYSNNNPPVEFTQENPFCRFKAVGYSCVPVSKDEDGLVVLVLSKKEADVRAQQQQLVESLHKILGSNQTLTVNVDSVKALPSDQTEVIIYVVERSPNGTSKRIPSSTLFSYLEQANVKVQLTQIGVAMSITRTELSPAQIKQLLQKAPAGVDPIIWEQAKVDNPDPEKLIPVPMVGFKELLRRLQIQEQMTKQHQTRVDIISDDISELQKNQATTVAKIAQYKRKLMDLSHRVLQVLIKQEIQRKSGYAIQVDEEHLRVQLDTIQSELNAPTQFKGRLNELMSQIRMQNHFGAVRSEERYSVDADLLREIRQHLKQQQEGLSHLISVIKDDLEDIKLIEHGLSDSGHMRGGILS; encoded by the exons ATGGCGTTCAGTTTTGGCGGTGCGGCGACTAACCCAGCGGCAA GTACGTCTGGGTTTTCCTTCGGTTCGTTCGGTGCCAAGACGACAGCATCAACGACTTTTGGGTTTGGTGCCcctgccaccaccaccaccgcctCGTCTGGATTCGGCA CTCTTACAGCCCCTGGGTTTGGGgcagccaccaccaccactgctgctgcaccaGCCACAGGATTTAATTTTGGCTCCACCAACACTG GATTTGGGGGGCTGGGAGCTGGAAACACCATGGCTG gCACATTTGGTGGCTTTGGAACGACGacaacaactgctgctgcaCCAGGTTCCACTTTTAGCTTTGCTGCTCCCTCCAACACCACAG gagGCCTGTTTGGGAACACGCAGAACAAAGGGTTTGGCTTCTCCTCTGGGCTTGGTACTGGGACTTCTACTGGGACGACAGGATTTGGAACTGGATTAGGAACAACTGGCCTCGGTGGGTTTCAGTGCTTTAACATTCAGCCgactcagcagcagcaag GAGGCCTGTTCGGCCAGCAAGTCCAGCAGCCGGGTCAGACTCAGCCTAACCAGCTTTACCAGCAGGTCACAGCTCTCTCGGCCCCCACCTTGTTAGGAGATGAGCGTGACTCCATCTTAGCCAAATGGAACCAACTACAGGCTTACTGGGGTACTGGCAAAGGCTactacagcaacaacaacccACCTGTAGAATTCACCCAGGAGAACCCGTTCTGCAGGTTCAAG GCGGTGGGCTATAGCTGTGTCCCAGTGAGCAAAGATGAGGATGGTTTAGTGGTCTTGGTCCTTAGTAAAAAGGAAGCTGACGTACgagctcagcagcagcagctggtggagTCACTTCATAAGATCCTGGGAAGCAACCAGACACTCACTGTCAATGTAGACAGTGTCAAAGCCCTGCCCAGTGACCA gacaGAGGTGATCATTTATGTGGTGGAGCGTTCTCCCAATGGCACTTCCAAGCGGATTCCCTCCTCCACACTTTTCAGTTATCTGGAGCAGGCCAATGTTAAGGTACAGCTCACACAGATCGGAGTGGCCATGTCCATCACACGCACAGAGCTATCGCCAGCACAgatcaaacagctgctgcaaaAAGCTCCTGCAG GAGTGGACCCCATCATTTGGGAGCAGGCCAAGGTTGATAACCCGGACCCAGAGAA ACTAATCCCAGTTCCGATGGTGGGTTTTAAGGAGCTCCTTCGTAGGCTTCAGATCCAAGAGCAGATGACCAAACAGCACCAGACTAGAGTGGAT ATTATCTCCGATGACATCAGTGAATTGCAGAAGAACCAAGCTACCACAGTGGCAAAGATTGCTCAGTACAAGAGGAAACTGATGGATCTCTCTCATAGAGTGCTTCAG GTGCTGATTAAACAGGAGATTCAAAGAAAAAGCGGTTATGCTATCCAAGTGGACGAGGAGCATCTCAGGGTGCAGCTGGACACCATTCAGTCTGAACTCAATGCACCCACACAGTTCAAG GGTCGGTTGAATGAATTGATGTCCCAAATCCGGATGCAAAACCACTTTGGAGCTGTGAGATCAGAAGAGCGCTACAGTGTTGATGCAGACCTTCTCAGAGAAATCAGACAA CActtgaaacagcagcaggaaggttTAAGTCATTTGATCAGCGTCATTAAAGACGACTTGGAGGACATCAAACTCATAGAGCATGGGCTGAGTGACAGTGGGCACATGAGAGGAGGCATCCTAAGCTGA
- the LOC113124464 gene encoding lysosome membrane protein 2-like isoform X1, producing MTRRSCALYAAGVVCALLLVAGIGLIVAQTFRTFMYNRLKKEIVLVEGSRVFETWKKPPPPVYMEFFFFNVTNVKEFLEGAKPVVKQVGPYTYREYRYKDNVSMVENGTMVSAYNIKSFVFLEEKSVGHPAEDYITTVNIPAWAVMNKVKGSFWKSSMVSIWMNSVGSGIFTNRSVEELLWGYEDPLLARVASSSPEVETTFGLMYKKNGSDDGEFIYHTGEQNYMDYGRVKTWKGLSQLKFWRSNQSNSINGSDGSAFHPLLDKNERIYIFTPDLCRSIYMEFEKDVEVKGIPAFRFTPPRSVMASKEENPANEGFCVSPKNCLGTGLLDVSPCRKGAPVVASFPHFYLAEDKYVNAIDGLSPQRTHHQTFLDLNPTTGVIVRANKRAQINVLINRIAGFPKTRILNDTIFPVMFINESVVIDDASAARVQKLLLIVTLVSNFPLIILGLGIIMLISFIILFLRARRQKNEVKRIVFTKPSYATSAEDDTSYSPVSDKEKDDSQNGTYIGLTAKADPNA from the exons ATGACGCGAAGATCCTGCGCACTTTACGCGGCCGGGGTCGTCTGCGCTCTCCTGCTGGTCGCCGGAATTGGCTTAATTGTGGCTCAAACCTTCCGCACGTTCATGTACAACCGCCTCAAAAAG GAGATAGTTTTGGTAGAGGGGAGCCGTGTGTTTGAGACATGGAAGAAACCTCCCCCTCCTGTCTACAtggagtttttcttcttcaaTGTGACCAATGTAAAAGAGTTCCTTGAAGGGGCAAAGCCAGTGGTCAAGCAGGTTGGACCCTACACATACAG GGAGTACAGGTACAAGGACAATGTGAGCATGGTGGAGAATGGCACAATGGTGTCTGCATACAACATCAAAAGCTTTGTGTTCCTGGAAGAAAAATCTGTGGGTCACCCAGCTGAGGATTATATCACCACAGTCAACATCCCTGCTTGG GCTGTAATGAACAAGGTGAAGGGGAGCTTTTGGAAGTCCTCCATGGTGTCCATCTGGATGAACTCTGTTGGGTCGGGTATCTTTACTAATCGCAGTGTGGAAGAATTGCTGTGGGGCTACGAAGATCCTTTGCTGGCCCGTGTCGCTTCCTCCAGTCCTGAAGTGGAGACAACCTTTGGCCTCATGTACAAG AAAAATGGCAGTGATGACGGGGAATTTATCTACCACACCGGGGAACAGAACTATATGGATTATGGCCGGGTCAAAACATGGAAAGGTCTAAG TCAGCTGAAGTTCTGGAGGTCTAACCAAAGCAACAGCATTAATGGATCAGACGGAAGTGCTTTCCATCCCTTGCTAGACAAGAATGAACGCATCTACATCTTCACCCCAGACCTGTGCAG GTCGATCTACATGGAGTTTGAGAAAGATGTAGAGGTGAAAGGAATCCCAGCCTTCCGCTTCACACCACCGCGCTCTGTTATGGCCAGCAAAGAGGAGAACCCAGCCAATGAGGGTTTCTGTGTCTCCCCAAAGAATTGCCTGGGAACTGGCCTTCTTGATGTCAGTCCCTGTCGGAAAG GTGCCCCAGTGGTCGCCTCCTTTCCTCATTTCTATCTTGCAGAAGATAAATATGTGAATGCCATTGATGGACTATCCCCTCAAAGGACGCATCACCAAACCTTCCTAGACCTCAACCCG ACAACTGGAGTGATAGTGCGTGCAAACAAGAGAGCTCAGATTAACGTCTTGATCAACAGGATTGCTGGATTCCC GAAAACTAGAATCCTGAATGACACAATCTTTCCTGTCATGTTCATCAATGAG AGTGTGGTGATTGATGATGCATCTGCAGCAAGAGtacagaagctgctgctgattgtCACTCTGGTTTCCAACTTCCCACTCATCATTTTGGGACTGGGCATCATCATGCTTATAAGCTTCATCATCCTTTTTCTCCGGGCCCGCAGACAGAAG AATGAAGTTAAGCGCATTGTTTTTACCAAGCCTTCCTATGCT ACCTCTGCTGAAGACGACACTTCTTACTCTCCAGTCAGTGACAAGGAAAAGGATGATTCCCAGAATGGAACCTATATTGGTTTGACAGCTAAAGCTGACCCAAACGCTTGA
- the LOC113124464 gene encoding lysosome membrane protein 2-like isoform X2: protein MTRRSCALYAAGVVCALLLVAGIGLIVAQTFRTFMYNRLKKEIVLVEGSRVFETWKKPPPPVYMEFFFFNVTNVKEFLEGAKPVVKQVGPYTYREYRYKDNVSMVENGTMVSAYNIKSFVFLEEKSVGHPAEDYITTVNIPAWAVMNKVKGSFWKSSMVSIWMNSVGSGIFTNRSVEELLWGYEDPLLARVASSSPEVETTFGLMYKKNGSDDGEFIYHTGEQNYMDYGRVKTWKGLSQLKFWRSNQSNSINGSDGSAFHPLLDKNERIYIFTPDLCRSIYMEFEKDVEVKGIPAFRFTPPRSVMASKEENPANEGFCVSPKNCLGTGLLDVSPCRKGAPVVASFPHFYLAEDKYVNAIDGLSPQRTHHQTFLDLNPTTGVIVRANKRAQINVLINRIAGFPKTRILNDTIFPVMFINESVVIDDASAARVQKLLLIVTLVSNFPLIILGLGIIMLISFIILFLRARRQKTSAEDDTSYSPVSDKEKDDSQNGTYIGLTAKADPNA from the exons ATGACGCGAAGATCCTGCGCACTTTACGCGGCCGGGGTCGTCTGCGCTCTCCTGCTGGTCGCCGGAATTGGCTTAATTGTGGCTCAAACCTTCCGCACGTTCATGTACAACCGCCTCAAAAAG GAGATAGTTTTGGTAGAGGGGAGCCGTGTGTTTGAGACATGGAAGAAACCTCCCCCTCCTGTCTACAtggagtttttcttcttcaaTGTGACCAATGTAAAAGAGTTCCTTGAAGGGGCAAAGCCAGTGGTCAAGCAGGTTGGACCCTACACATACAG GGAGTACAGGTACAAGGACAATGTGAGCATGGTGGAGAATGGCACAATGGTGTCTGCATACAACATCAAAAGCTTTGTGTTCCTGGAAGAAAAATCTGTGGGTCACCCAGCTGAGGATTATATCACCACAGTCAACATCCCTGCTTGG GCTGTAATGAACAAGGTGAAGGGGAGCTTTTGGAAGTCCTCCATGGTGTCCATCTGGATGAACTCTGTTGGGTCGGGTATCTTTACTAATCGCAGTGTGGAAGAATTGCTGTGGGGCTACGAAGATCCTTTGCTGGCCCGTGTCGCTTCCTCCAGTCCTGAAGTGGAGACAACCTTTGGCCTCATGTACAAG AAAAATGGCAGTGATGACGGGGAATTTATCTACCACACCGGGGAACAGAACTATATGGATTATGGCCGGGTCAAAACATGGAAAGGTCTAAG TCAGCTGAAGTTCTGGAGGTCTAACCAAAGCAACAGCATTAATGGATCAGACGGAAGTGCTTTCCATCCCTTGCTAGACAAGAATGAACGCATCTACATCTTCACCCCAGACCTGTGCAG GTCGATCTACATGGAGTTTGAGAAAGATGTAGAGGTGAAAGGAATCCCAGCCTTCCGCTTCACACCACCGCGCTCTGTTATGGCCAGCAAAGAGGAGAACCCAGCCAATGAGGGTTTCTGTGTCTCCCCAAAGAATTGCCTGGGAACTGGCCTTCTTGATGTCAGTCCCTGTCGGAAAG GTGCCCCAGTGGTCGCCTCCTTTCCTCATTTCTATCTTGCAGAAGATAAATATGTGAATGCCATTGATGGACTATCCCCTCAAAGGACGCATCACCAAACCTTCCTAGACCTCAACCCG ACAACTGGAGTGATAGTGCGTGCAAACAAGAGAGCTCAGATTAACGTCTTGATCAACAGGATTGCTGGATTCCC GAAAACTAGAATCCTGAATGACACAATCTTTCCTGTCATGTTCATCAATGAG AGTGTGGTGATTGATGATGCATCTGCAGCAAGAGtacagaagctgctgctgattgtCACTCTGGTTTCCAACTTCCCACTCATCATTTTGGGACTGGGCATCATCATGCTTATAAGCTTCATCATCCTTTTTCTCCGGGCCCGCAGACAGAAG ACCTCTGCTGAAGACGACACTTCTTACTCTCCAGTCAGTGACAAGGAAAAGGATGATTCCCAGAATGGAACCTATATTGGTTTGACAGCTAAAGCTGACCCAAACGCTTGA